A DNA window from Xyrauchen texanus isolate HMW12.3.18 chromosome 6, RBS_HiC_50CHRs, whole genome shotgun sequence contains the following coding sequences:
- the LOC127645725 gene encoding oocyte zinc finger protein XlCOF26-like, whose protein sequence is MVLKEESQKLNEEEEKHQYQIPDDVITGEQTLSCSKTEETKSKKSFTCPQCGKSFTCKQYLNCHLRIHTEVNSFTCYQCGNHCIEKGGLEKYIIIHTGEKRSICYQCGKSFKHTNILQYQTAVNIRNKSFTCHQCGKRCKGIGGLERHMRTHPGVKRFVCFHCGKSFELKKQRDSHLEVHIKKKSVTCHQCGKSLSRKPCLDKVERITKAMPEHQKRVLISSTLCRVQKSSERKDPRNSNHHPISHPASMIFNRIPKHQRNRQRLSTDPAKEPKQFDAMQLTQI, encoded by the coding sequence ATGGtgctgaaagaggaaagtcaaaaACTGAATGAAGAGGAGgaaaaacatcagtatcagatACCTGATGATGTCATTACTGGAGAACAAACTTTAAGTTGCTCAAAAACTGAAGAAACAAAATCCAAAAAATCTTTCACTTGtcctcaatgtggaaagagtttcacttgtAAACAATACTTGAATTGTCACTTGAGAATTCACACTGAAGTGAACTCTTTCACTTGCTATCAGTGTGGAAACCATTGCATAGAAAAAGGAGGTCttgaaaaatacattataattcacactggagagaagcgtTCCATATGCTaccagtgtggaaagagtttcaaacatACAAACATCCTTCAATATCAAACAGCAGTTAATATTAGAAATAAGTctttcacatgccatcagtgtggaaagagatgCAAAGGTATAGGAGGTCTTGAACGCCACATGAGAACTCACCCTGGAGTGAAGCGTTTTGTTTGCTttcattgtggaaagagttttgaattaaaaaaacaacgTGATTCGCATTTAGAAGTTCATATTAAAAAGAAGTCTGTCACATGTcaccagtgtggaaagagtttatcAAGAAAACCGTGTCTGGACAAAGTGGAAAGAATTACAAAGGCCATGCCTGAACACCAAAAGAGAGTTCTCATCAGTTCCACACTATGTAGAGTTCAGAAAAGCTCTGAACGCAAAGATCCGAGGAATTCTAATCATCATCCCATCTCCCATCCGGCATCAATGATCTTCAACAGAATTCCAAAACATCAACGCAACAGACAAAGACTTTCTACGGACCCAGCCAAAGAACCAAAACAATTCGATGCAATGCAGCTAACGCAAATATAA